The segment GGACCTGGGGCGTGAGCCGGGGCGCGGGGTGCTCCACGGGGTAGACCAGGACGGGCGTCAGGTCCGGGTTGTGGAAGGTGACGGGGGTGCGGCGGCAGAAGTACGACGGCAGCAGCAACAGCCCCCGGCCGTTGAGGTGCAGATCGCGGTCCACCGGATAGTCGGCCTCCAGGACCGGCGGGCGCCAGCGCATCATCGGCGGGAGCGAGGCGAGCAGCCGGTCCGCGCCGCCGTCGAGCAGCGCCCGGCCACGGGCCGCCCGGTCGGCCTCTATACGGCCCTGGACGCGCGGCCAGTACGGAGCGACGGCCGCCTCGTAATAGCGCAGGAGTATTCCGGCGAGCCGGCCGAGGGCACGGGTGTCGCCGTCGGCCATCGCCCGTATCCACGACGGGAACGGGCGGGCGGCAGTGGAGAGCCGGCCGAGCTCGGCGCCCAGCCGGGAGGCGGGCGTCTCCCGCAGGGCGGCGAGCGCGTCGGTCATCCCGAGGAGCCCTTCGGCGGGCGTCAGGAAATCGGGAAAATAGCCGCGCGTGGGCACCAGC is part of the Streptomyces platensis genome and harbors:
- a CDS encoding ArsR/SmtB family transcription factor, translated to MNGEARLLAPLVPTRGYFPDFLTPAEGLLGMTDALAALRETPASRLGAELGRLSTAARPFPSWIRAMADGDTRALGRLAGILLRYYEAAVAPYWPRVQGRIEADRAARGRALLDGGADRLLASLPPMMRWRPPVLEADYPVDRDLHLNGRGLLLLPSYFCRRTPVTFHNPDLTPVLVYPVEHPAPRLTPQVPPERSLGRLVGQTRSAILQRIGVGCTTSELARRADVSLASASQHATVLRDAGLLLTLRQGNAVLHTLTPLGAALLRGARPAEEAAYERLR